A portion of the Drosophila sechellia strain sech25 chromosome 2R, ASM438219v1, whole genome shotgun sequence genome contains these proteins:
- the LOC6615376 gene encoding BMP-binding endothelial regulator protein produces MCCQSSGQWKFLAQQPRKSTAPRRRHPGFRPRNQLLILIAVLLALLQGRTVDGGAGDSLSGVRQSCSNEGEEVHLKNQPQIFTCFKCECQNGFVNCRDTCPPVNDCYILDKSNGTCCRRCKGCSFRGMSYDSGSEWSDPEDPCKTYKCVATVVTETIQKCYSQCDNNQLQPPRPGECCPTCQGCKINGQTVAEGHEVDASIDDRCLVCQCRGTQLTCSKKTCPVLPCPMSKQIKRPDECCPRCPQNHSFLPVPGKCLFNKSVYPEKTQFMPDRCTNCTCLNGTSVCQRPTCPILECAPEFQESDGCCPRCAVAEVRSECSLDGIVYQNNETWDMGPCRSCRCNGGTIRCAQMRCPAVKCRANEELKQPPGECCKRCVETAGTCTVFGDPHFRTFDGKFFSFQGSCKYLLASDCMGKTFHIRLTNEGRGTRRASWAKTVTLSLRNLKVNLGQRMRVKVNGTRVTLPYFVVAGGQNVTIERLADGGAVMLRSEMGLTLEWNGAGFLQVSVPAKFKKRLCGLCGNFNGSSRDDLTGKDGRSHGDDEIWHFANSWKVGGPKSCSRKREFLAATPTCDKRKSNFYCHPLSVPALFGECNERLNPENYKAACRMDVCECPSGDCHCDSFAAYAHECRRLGVQLPDWRSATNCPAGWRRNVTLSSFKGNQFYGDPSFSRMKGRRQKNHQLRLQLQQEQQQRSKQGQKGRHMPGGHNQLDRQGHNGLDKDQLQKEFILKHVPSSFLYPRAPDRTPPPLH; encoded by the exons ATGTGTTGCCAATCAAGTGGCCAGTGGAAATTTCTTGCGCAGCAGCCTCGAAAATCGACGGCGCCAAGGCGGCGCCACCCGGGATTTCGCCCACGCAACCAGCTCCTGATCCTCATCGCAGTCCTGCTGGCCCTGCTGCAAGGACGAACAGTGGACGGCGGGGCGGGAGATAGTCTATCAG GCGTCCGGCAATCCTGTTCGAATGAGGGAGAAGAAGTCCATCTGAAGAACCAGCCGCAGATTTTCACCTGCTTTAAGTGCGAATGCCAG AACGGATTCGTGAATTGCCGAGATACTTGTCCACCCGTCAACGACTGTTACATTCTGGATAAGTCGAATGGAACTTGCTGCCGCAGGTGCAAGG GTTGCTCTTTTCGTGGCATGTCGTATGACAGTGGCTCGGAGTGGAGCGATCCGGAGGATCCCTGCAAGACGTACAAATGCGTGGCCACCGTGGTCACCGAGACGATCCAGAAGTGCTACTCGCAGTGCGACAACAACCAGTTACAGCCACCACGACCTGGCGAATGCTGTCCCACCTGTCAAG GTTGCAAGATCAACGGACAGACGGTGGCCGAGGGCCACGAGGTGGACGCCTCCATCGACGACCGCTGTCTGGTCTGCCAGTGCCGCGGGACTCAGTTGACCTGCTCCAAGAAGACCTGTCCGGTGCTACCGTGTCCCATGTCCAAGCAGATCAAGCGTCCGGACGAGTGCTGTCCGCGCTGCCCGCAGAACCACAGTTTTCTACCTGTTCCAG GCAAATGCCTCTTCAACAAAAGCGTTTACCCGGAGAAGACGCAGTTTATGCCGGACAGGTGTACGAACTGCACCTGCCTGAACGGCACCTCCGTGTGCCAGCGACCCACCTGTCCGATCTTGGAGTGCGCTCCCGAATTCCAGGAGTCGGATGGCTGCTGCCCACGTTGCGCGGTGGCCGAAGTGCGGAGCGAGTGCAGCTTGGATGGGATTGTGTACCAGAACAACGAGACGTGGGACATGGGACCGTGTCGCAGTTGTCGGTGCAATGGTGGAACCATCCGGTGTGCCCAGATGCGCTGTCCGGCGGTCAAGTGCCGGGCGAACGAGGAGCTGAAGCAGCCGCCAGGGGAATGCTGCAAGCGGTGCGTGGAGACGGCCGGCACGTGCACCGTCTTCGGGGATCCGCACTTCCGCACCTTTGATGGCAAGTTCTTCAGCTTCCAGGGCAGCTGTAAGTACCTCCTGGCGTCCGACTGTATGGGCAAAACCTTCCACATCCGGCTAACGAACGAGGGACGCGGCACGCGACGTGCCAGCTGGGCCAAAACGGTGACCCTAAGTCTGCGAAACTTGAAGGTCAATCTCGGCCAGCGAATGCGGGTCAAGGTGAATGGAACCAGGGTAACGTTGCCCTACTTCGTTGTAGCTGGTGGCCAGAACGTAACGATTGAGCGCTTGGCCGACGGAGGAGCGGTGATGCTGAGATCGGAAATGGGCTTGACCCTGGAGTGGAATGGAGCTGGTTTTCTGCAGGTTTCGGTGCCGGCGAAATTCAAGAAAAGACTGTGTGGTCTGTGTGGGAACTTCAACGGCAGTTCGCGGGACGATCTCACGGGGAAGGATGGACGGAGCCACGGGGACGACGAGATCTGGCACTTTGCCAATTCCTGGAAGGTGGGTGGCCCCAAGTCCTGTTCCCGGAAGCGTGAATTCctggctgccacgcccacctgcGACAAGCGCAAATCGAACTTCTACTGCCACCCACTGAGTGTTCCCGCGCTCTTCGGCGAGTGCAACGAGCGGCTGAATCCGGAGAACTACAAGGCCGCCTGCCGGATGGACGTGTGCGAGTGTCCATCGGGCGACTGTCACTGCGACAGCTTTGCGGCGTACGCCCACGAGTGCCGGCGACTCGGAGTACAGCTGCCGGACTGGAGGAGCGCCACCAATTGCCCCGCAGGCTGGCGTCGCAATGTCACGTTGTCCAGCTTCAAGGGCAACCAGTTCTACGGCGATCCCAGTTTCAGCCGGATGAAGGGTCGGCGACAGAAGAACCACCAGCTGCGACttcagctgcagcaggagcagca
- the LOC6615377 gene encoding TM2 domain-containing protein CG10795 yields MFPVLLLLLFFFAKGTHQINVDCNELQMMGQFMCPDPARGQIDPKTQQLAGCTKEGRARVWCIAANEINCTETGNATFTREVPCKWTNGYHLDTTLLLSVFLGMFGVDRFYLGYPGIGLLKFCTLGGMFLGQLIDIVLIALQVVGPADGSAYVIPYYGAGIHIVRSDNTTYRLPRDDW; encoded by the exons ATGTTCCcagtgctgctgctccttctctTCTTCTTCGCCAAGGGAACCCACCAGATCAATGTGGACTGCAACGAGCTCCAGATGATGGGCCAGTTCATGTGCCCCGACCCGGCGAGGGGTCAAATCGATCCGAAGACGCAGCAGCTGGCCGGATGCACCAAGGAGGGTCGCGCCCGCGTCTGGTGTATCGCCGCCAACGAGATCAACTGCACGGAGACGGGAAATGCAACGTTCACCCGGGAAGTGCCCTGCAAGTGGAC GAATGGCTATCACCTGGACACCACACTGCTACTCTCTGTCTTTCTGGGCATGTTCGGCGTGGATAGGTTCTATTTGGGCTATCCGGGTATCGGACTGCTCAAGTTCTGCACCCTCGGCGGCATGTTCCTGGGCCAGCTGATCGACATCGTGCTGATAGCCCTGCAGGTTGTGGGTCCGGCGGATGGCTCCGCCTATGTGATACCCTACTACGGAGCCGGCATCCACATCGTGCGCAGCGACAACACCACCTACCGGCTGCCCAGGGACGACTGGTGA
- the LOC6615378 gene encoding selenocysteine-specific elongation factor has product MPINFNIGLLGHVDSGKTTLAKALSSISSTAAFDKNPQSVERGITLDLGFSGLLVDAPAHLPQGEQLQFTFVDCPGHASLIRTIIGGAQIIDVMLLVVDAQKGIQTQTAECLIIGELLQKKLIVVINKIDVYPDDQRASKLEKLRLRLAKTLEATTFGGQVPICAVSALQGTHIAELQEALREAYFQPQRNLSDPLFMYVDHCFGIKGQGTVCTGTLLQGKVQVNDVIELPALGEQRKVKSMQMFRKNVTSASMGDRIGLCVTQFNAKLLERGIITQPGYLKPIYAVCLQFKPIRYYKEVIKSMSKLHISVGHNTVMANVTLFRDTDGTSSTFQLDKEYEYMDEVQPAEVQHNDVIYALLQFESPVLAPPHSTLIASKLDMDVHSTSCRLAFWGRIAWQTHSSKYFQEELPKLRIFKRKQKVGSIQRVVNTNEVIVQNLFKKDAKRDLYVGKNVELSTGEKGRIERTFGQTSKVAITFQNALSPETISNVKNVKVLLNCKKYVFNKQAGLFQ; this is encoded by the exons ATGCCGATCAACTTTAATATTGGCTTGCTGGGACATGTTGACAGCGGCAAGACCACCTTGGCCAAGGCTTTAAGTTCGATTTCAAGCACGGCCGCCTTCGACAAGAATCCGCAGTCAGTGGAGCGAGGAATAACTTTGGATTTGGGCTTCAGTGGACTTTTGGTGGATGCTCCTGCACACTTACCCCAAGGAGAACAGCTCCAGTTCACCTTTGTCGACTGCCCCGGCCATGCAAGTCTCATACGCACTATTATAGGAG GTGCCCAGATCATTGATGTCATGCTTCTGGTGGTGGACGCACAAAAAGGCATACAAACCCAAACAGCGGAGTGCCTAATTATCGGGGAGTTACTGCAGAAAAAGCTGATTGTGGTGATCAACAAAATAGATGTTTATCCAGACGATCAGAGGGCGTCTAAGCTGGAGAAGCTACGCTTGCGACTCGCAAAAACTTTGGAAGCCACCACATTCGGTGGTCAAGTGCCCATCTGTGCTGTGTCTGCTTTGCAAGGAACACATATTGCGGAGTTGCAAGAAGCACTGAGAGAAGCATACTTCCAGCCGCAGAGAAACCTATCCGATCCTCTGTTCATGTACGTTGATCATTGCTTCGGAATAAAGGGTCAGGGAACCGTTTGCACTGGCACTCTGCTCCAGGGAAAGGTTCAGGTAAACGATGTGATTGAGCTGCCAGCTCTCGGGGAGCAAAGGAAAGTGAAATCCATGCAGATGTTCCGCAAAAACGTGACCAGCGCCTCTATGGGCGATAGAATTGGGCTTTGTGTGACACAATTCAATGCAAAGCTGCTGGAGCGTGGAATCATTACCCAACCGGGTTACCTGAAACCCATCTATGCCGTGTGTCTACAGTTCAAACCTATCCGCTACTACAAGGAAGTCATAAAATCGATGAGCAAGCTGCACATCTCAGTGGGACACAACACAGTGATGGCCAATGTAACTTTGTTTCGGGATACGGACGGCACATCTTCCACGTTCCAACTGGACAAAGAATATGAGTATATGGACGAAGTCCAACCTGCGGAGGTTCAACATAATGATGTGATCTATGCACTATTGCAATTCGAAAGCCCTGTCCTAGCTCCACCACATTCAACACTGATAGCTTCTAAGCTGGACATGGACGTCCATAGTACCAGTTGTAGATTGGCGTTTTGGGGACGCATTGCCTGGCAGACGCACAGTTCCAAATACTTCCAGGAAGAACTGCCAAAACTGCGGATTTTCAAGCGCAAACAGAAAGTGGGAAGCATTCAGCGAGTGGTCAATACCAACGAAGTGATAGTTCAAAACCTTTTTAAAAAGGACGCCAAACGTGATTTGTACGTCGGCAAAAATGTGGAGCTCTCAACGGGAGAGAAGGGTCGTATTGAACGCACTTTTGGCCAGACATCCAAGGTGGCTATAACTTTTCAGAACGCGCTATCTCCTGAAACAATAAGCAATGTAAAGAATGTTAAGGTTCTGCTTAACTGTAAGAAATATGTGTTTAATAAACAAGCTGGCTTGTTTCaatga
- the LOC6615379 gene encoding probable peroxisomal acyl-coenzyme A oxidase 1 — MASSTSVIPNSVIPTTVNPDLQKERDAASFSSEEFAAWWAGGEEVLKFNRGVREYMEKDVDYSEMLQLQNKTHEEIIEFSTRGAIDGAKKLRRLQEERNPSGDVYWPNMYDNQVMWGLVPGGNPFGVMYVMLVKALQAQCTPEQYEDFGKRVERFEICGTYAQTELGHGTYLRGLETRADFDRKTDEFVLNTPKISSYKWWPGGLGHSSNHCLVMAQLYIDDKCKGPHMFFIQVRDEDTHEPLPGVHIGDIGKKMGFIGVNNGFLGLKDVRIPRTRMLMRHAQVKADGSYVSSPTNVLTYFAMVRTRCVVARSNAIMLAAASTIATRYSAVRRQSPINPNEQEPQIMDHVTQQMKLFPEIATSVAYRKASDYLWNLYDVTIKDIENGKYERLPELHSLSCALKVTCSMESAAGVEKLRLACGGHGYLTSSNMSSIYVNATAACTYEGENTVLLLQIGRFLMKTWRAALTGAPLPPTVRYLAEVQKNPEFGTWTGSWKNMVKAMQYAAANRTQLAFKSLSNRLARGETEANAANHTGIEFTQAAELHGRAFVFSAFTEAVTGAKSKTRSANFNRVLENLLELYLVKETLNQMGHLLRFINLTDTDLSRLQDRLETVLTKLRPDAVAIVDGFDFSDLQLNSTLGSYDGNAYERIFDAALKNPMNQKSVPKSFHEILRPFMKSNI; from the exons ATGGCCTCTTCCACTTCCGTTATTCCCAACTCCGTTATCCCCACCACCGTAAATCCCGATCTGCAGAAGGAACGCGATGCAGCCAGCTTTAGCAGCGAAGAATTCGCCGCTTGGTGGGCGGGGGGCGAGGAAGTGCTAAAGTTCAACCGCGGCGTTC GTGAATATATGGAGAAGGATGTGGATTACTCGGAgatgctgcagctgcaaaacaaaacgcacgAAGAGATCATCGAGTTTTCCACGCGTGGAGCAATCGATGGCGCCAAGAAGCTACGCCGCCTGCAGGAGGAGCGCAATCCTAGCGGAGATGTCTACTGGCC GAACATGTATGACAATCAAGTGATGTGGGGTCTTGTTCCCGGTGGCAATCCTTTTGGTGTTATGTACGTGATGCTGGTGAAAGCTCTGCAGGCTCAGTGCACTCCGGAGCAGTATGAAGACTTTGGCAAGCGGGTGGAACGCTTCGAGATTTGCGGTACCTATGCCCAAACGGAATTGGGTCATGGAACCTACTTGCGCGGGCTGGAAACACGAGCTGATTTCGATCGAAAGACTGATGAATTTGTACTCAACACCCCCAAGATTTCCTCCTACAAGTGGTGGCCAGGAGGCT TGGGCCACAGCTCCAATCACTGCCTGGTTATGGCACAGCTGTACATCGACGACAAGTGCAAGGGTCCGCACATGTTCTTTATTCAGGTGCGTGATGAAGACACCCACGAACCACTGCCCGGCGTCCACATCGGTGATATTGGCAAGAAGATGGGTTTTATTGGCGTGAACAATGGTTTCCTAGGCTTAAAGGACGTACGTATTCCTCGTACTAGAATGCTGATGAGACATGCCCAGGTCAAGGCTGATGGATCCTATGTTAGTAGTCCCACCAATGTGCTTACCTACTTTGCCATGGTGCGCACGCGTTGTGTAGTTGCCAGAAGTAATGCCATCATGTTGGCTGCTGCTTCCACCATTGCAACCAGATACTCGGCTGTGCGCCGTCAAAGCCCCATTAATCCCAA CGAACAGGAGCCTCAGATCATGGATCATGTTACACAGCAAATGAAACTCTTTCCAGAGATAGCCACCAGCGTGGCATACCGGAAGGCCAGTGATTACTTGTGGAATCTGTATGATGTGACCATTAAGGATATAGAGAACGGAAAATACGAGCGTCTGCCGGAGTTGCATTCCCTGTCCTGCGCTTTGAAAGTTACTTGCTCCATGGAGTCCGCTGCTGGTGTAGAGAAATTGCGACTGGCATGTGGTGGCCATGGATACCTCACCTCATCCAACATGAGCAGCATATACGTTAATGCCACCGCAGCCTGCACGTATGAGGGTGAGAACACCGTACTGCTTCTGCAGATCGGTCGATTTTTAATGAAGACTTGGCGCGCCGCGTTGACTGGAGCTCCGTTGCCGCCCACCGTTCGCTATTTGGCCGAGGTGCAAAAGAATCCGGAGTTTGGCACCTGGACGGGAAGTTGGAAGAACATGGTTAAGGCCATGCAGTATGCAGCTGCCAATAGAACACAGTTGGCATTCAAGAGCCTTTCCAACCGTCTGGCAAGGGGTGAAACTGAAGCGAACGCAGCTAACCACACGGGCATTGAGTTCACCCAGGCGGCAGAG CTCCACGGACGtgcttttgttttcagtgcTTTCACCGAAGCTGTGACCGGTGCTAAATCTAAGACCCGCTCAGCTAACTTCAATCGAGTCCTGGAGAACCTGTTGGAGCTGTACCTAGTCAAGGAGACACTTAATCAAATGGGTCACCTGCTGAGA TTCATTAACTTGACCGATACGGATCTCTCCAGGCTGCAGGATCGCTTGGAAACTGTGCTTACCAAACTGCGACCTGATGCTGTGGCCATTGTTGATGGCTTCGACTTCAGCGATCTCCAGCTGAACTCCACTCTGGGCTCATATGATGGCAATGCCTACGAGCGTATCTTCGATGCGGCCCTCAAGAATCCGATGAACCAAAAATCAGTGCCTAAGTCATTCCATGAGATCCTGAGGCCGTTCATGAAGTCAAATATTTAA